In Xylocopa sonorina isolate GNS202 chromosome 16, iyXylSono1_principal, whole genome shotgun sequence, the sequence ACTGGTTTCTGTGCGTGCCATCGCAGAACGGCTGTCTGTTGCTTTTGCCGCACAGGCACCACGAGTACTTTTTGCCGGCTACGCAAGTGAACTTGAACGGTTTGTTGTCGTATATGACGCCATTGGTTTTTTGATCGTTTGCGCTGAAATATTCTTTCAGCTCGTTCGTAGGAATTTCTGTATCGCCCTCCTCAGTTTTTTTCTGAGTATTGATCTGAAATACAATTAGTGATTATTTATAcagaatgaaatgcaatattgcttGCAATTTTATTGAAGAATGTAATTTAATGAATTCTTCTGTTTTTTTTCAGAATTATTCTTGAGAAGAGGTTAGAATAGGTTAACAAgcttaataaattaaaaataaatgattTAATGATGTAATAGGTTTTTAATTGCGTTTTGTATGCGTTTTCAACTTACGTTTCGATATTTTGAGAAATTGTGGCGCACGAATCGTGGAAGTTTTCTCAGTGCTGGATTCATGCTTAATGTTTCGCAAATGGATTTTAAGTCTGCTGAAAGTT encodes:
- the LOC143430972 gene encoding uncharacterized protein LOC143430972, which codes for MNPALRKLPRFVRHNFSKYRNINTQKKTEEGDTEIPTNELKEYFSANDQKTNGVIYDNKPFKFTCVAGKKYSWCLCGKSNRQPFCDGTHRNQFLKIKERPIHFSVKETKDYWLCNCKQTSNRPFCDGTHLREDIKSRKGL